The DNA segment GAACGACGGTCGCCCGGAGCCCCTCGGCGATCGCCGCATCCACGACCTCTTCGGCCGCAATCTTGCTGTCGACATAGCTGCTGGAAGCTTTGCGGTGACGGGGCGATTCTTCGTTGATCCATTGGCCCGGATGCTGGGCGGAGCTCAACGTGTCGACAGACGAGACATAGACGAGTGCAACGTCCTGTTTGCGGGCAGCCGCAACAATATTTTGGGTACCCCCTACATTGATAGCAAAGGATTCATCCCTCAATCCACTGCCAATATGTACCAAAGCGGCAGCGTGAACGACACAATCGACCCCCTCGACAGCACCAGCGACAGCCCCCGCGTCTCGCACGTCTCCAAGGACGATTTCGACCGGCAATCCTTCAAGGGTTTCCCGGTTACTGGTACCCCGCAACATCGCCCGCACGGAGATTCCTGCAGCAATTAACTGTCGTACGACGTTGTTCCCTACCAAGCCGGTCGCTCCGGTGACCAAGACTCGCATAACGTATCCCTCGTTTATGAACTAGCCCGCGTTTCCAGCCGCTTGCCCTCAAGGGAGGGACCAAGCCTAAAAACGTACCAAGCGGCGTAAACATCCGTGCAAACGCCGGGCCAAATCCCGGCCGCAAACGACTCAGCTTAAGCGTTCTTTCCAGATTGCAACTTGCTGAGCAACTCTCTTGGGGGAGGTTGATCCTTCGCTGACGAAGGCTTCCACCGCTTGCTTCGACCCCAACACCTCTCGCACCGAAGCATCCAGCTCAGGTGCATGCTCCTGCATCACCTCGAGCGGCAGATCGGAGAGCGTTACGCGACGGCGCATCGCTTCGCCAACAATCGCGCCGACCAAATGGTGTGCTCGGCGTTGAGGCATCCCCTTGCGAATCATAAATTCCATCAACGAGGTGGCATCCAGATACCCCTCTTCAATCGAAGCAGAGATTCGCTCTCGCTGCAGTTCTGCACCGGCGACCAATGGGGCGGCCAATTGCAGGCAAGCTTGGATCGTGTCGAACGAATCGAAGAGCGGAGGTTTATCTTCCTGGAGGTCACGGTTGTAAGCCAACGGCAAACCTTTGACCAACACCATTAACGTCTGCAGGTTCCCAAGAACTCTGGCCGATTTTCCACGCGTCAATTCCAGGACATCCGGATTGACCTTTTGCGGCATGATGCTGCTACCGGTGCAGAACGCGTGTGGCGATTTGATGAAACCGAATTCGACGGTGCTCCAGAGAATCCACTCCTCGGCCCAGCCGCTTAAGTGGGTCGCAATCACGCCTAGCACAAACGCGCTTTCCAAGACGAAATCTCGGTCGCTGCTGGTGTCCAAACTGTTGGCGGTCATGCCTTCGAAATCAAGCGATTTAGCGGTCGCGTTGCGATCGATCGCGATACTCGTACCCGCCACCGCGGCGACCCCCAAACTGCACTGATTCACTCGCTTGCGACAATCCTTAATCCGCTGCCGATCGCGTTCAAATTTTTCGATGTATGCCAACCAATAGTGCGGCGCCAGCACCGGCTGAGCCCGTTGCAGGTGGGTGTAGGCGGGCAGGATCACATCGGCATCGGCGTCGCAGCGACTGAGGAAGGCCTGCTGCAGTTCAAGCAGCAAGCGATCGATATCATCCAACGCATCGCGAACCCACATCCGAAAATCGGTCGAAACCTGATCATTGCGGCTACGGCCGGTATGCAGTTTGCGGCCGACATCGCCCAAACGTTCGATCAACGCTTGTTCGATATGCATATGGATATCTTCCAGCTCGATGCGAAGAGGCAATTCATCCGCATCCAGTTGTTTTTCAATTTCATCCAAAGCGGTGCAAATCTGCTCCGCTTCGTCGTTCGAAATCAGCCCTTCGCTGGCCAGCATTTGGGCATGCGCTTTCGAGCCACGAATATCATGTCGATAGAGTCGGCGATCAAAACTGATGCTCTCAGCAAATTGTTCGACGCGAGAGTCGGTTCCTTCGCTAAACACACCGCCGCGGGATGGGCTTTCCAAAACGAATGTTTCCTAAACAAAGAAGGGGAAGAAGTCTGCCATAAATCGTAACGTTTTTGACAATTTTGACGAGCCGTCGGATGGAGCTTTGAAATCCGTCGACAAGATCGTTTTTTTTGGTCGTGATATGTCTGAAAACTCGCGATCATAAAATACCCACCTACAATGGGGTCGGCAAACGACTCTACCCCCAATGAATCTCCACGAGGACAAACCTAGTGAATAAGGCTTTGGTAACCGGAGCGACCGGATTTATCGGCACGCAGCTGTGCGAGCGATTATTGTCCGCGGGTTACCAGGTTCGCGCCACCGTCCGCAAAACATCCAATCAAGAGCGGTTAATCAAGCTGGGGGTCGAAACGGTTCCTTGCGATCTGGCCAGCGAATGCCCGACGCCGCAGCAGCTTGACGGGATCACTCACGTGTTCCATCTGGCAGGCCTAACGACCAGTCCAAACCTAGAGAAACTTCGCAGCGTGAACGTCACGGGGACCGCAAACCTAGCAAAGGCCGTCGCCTCCCTTTCCAATCCCCCCAAAATCATTCACGTTTCCTCCATCGCAGCCTCCGGTCCAGGCAAACGCGATCAAGTTCGATCGTCGAATGAATCTCCCAAACCGGTCTCCAATTATGGACGCAGTAAACTGGAGGGAGAACAAGCGATTGCCGCGATCGCCGATCGGACGTCCGTCAGTATCGTGCGTCCCGGATTGGTGTTTGGTCCCGGAGACCACGAAGGACTTCGGATTGCCAAACCAATTGCACGGGTCGGTATCCACATGACTCCCGGCTTTCGAACGCCGCCGCTAAGCGTCATCTATGTGCATGACCTAGTCGATATTCTGATGCGGACCGCAAAGCAGGGTTGCAAGCTCCCGTCGGCCTCGTCGGCAGATCTTAAAGGACGTGGCATCTATATCGCGGCGGCATCCGAACACCCCACCTACCGCAAGTGGGGGCAAATGATTGGTGCAGCTTTGCAGCGCAAAATGATCGCTTGGCCCATCTTCCCCAACGTCGCTCGAGTGGTCGGACTGGTGGCGCAGGCCATCGGCAGTGGGACGCTGCACTACGACAAAATTCGCGAAGCTTTGGTTCCCTCCTGGGCTTACTTCGATCCACAACTGGAAACCGACCTGGGATTCCAACCCTCCGCCACCGTCACCGACCAATTGGCCGACACCATTGCCTGGTATCGCCAGGAAAAAATGCTTTAAGCCTGCACCGCGGCACCAGCACATCTTGCCAGCTCTCTCGCGTCGTTGTGTTTTACTCCGCTTCCTCAGCGGTAAAGACCACTTTGTATTCTCGATCGGTATCGCAGGATCGTGGATTAGGCACCAATATAAAGTCATCGGTGATCACGGGATTCAGATCTTGGCCTGCGGTCACCGTCGCGGTCTTGATGCGATTGGGCAGCCACATGACTATCGGGCGCCAGCCTCGCTGCGAGCCGTTCTCATTGATCGGTTTAAAGGAGTCTTCACCAGCCTGCGGATCGATCGTAAAGGTGTAGACTCCGTTTTCAATCGTTAGATTTTGCTCGTAAGCTTTTGGCATCGCGTGCATCCGAGCCTCCCAGGCCGGATCCCCATAAAAGGCTACGACGTCCCGGTCCCACATCAATCCGGTAGCATCATGTTGCGTCAACCCCAACGATTTGCCTCGCGGCGTTGTTTGAATCGGCTTGCGCAACTGGACTCCTGGGCGACCTTCCACTTGATGCAGGTTACTGAAACCAGTTTCCAGACGATGGATCAGAGCATGATGATTTGCGTGAAATGCTTCGGCCAAAGTGTAACGTCCGGGCTGTTCCACAAAGTAATCCAGCACGCCCCAACCTCCGTACCCATACCAAGTCGTAACGGTGTACCCGATCATCTGATGAACGCCAACGCTATTCATCCAAGCCAACGCCATCGCGTCCTTTCCATCAATGTGCCCCATCAAGCAATTGCCGATCGGCAACAGGACCTTGGGATTCTTGGAATCGATTTCAAACCGCTCGCCGGTGGTTGTCTGGCCAAACATCTGGCCATCTTGAGACCGAAAGTATCCGTTTCGATAGGCGAAACCGATTTGCCAATTTCGTTCGGTCGCGTGCCCCGAAGTCACAAACAGATCGGCATGATAGGAGGTTAACGTTTCGGCCAGAGCACGGGTCGTATCTTGGGGGCCTTGCCGTTGCTCCGCTGGCGTTCCAGGCCGCCGGACAACATGTTTCTGCGGAACCAATTCATCATACAGGTCCGCTTCCATGCACATCTTCCAAGCAACCTCCGTCCCGCCGGCCACCTTTTCAATGATCAGCGGATCGCTCCGCTTAGCGATCAGGTTAGCGTTTTCAGCATCGAATCCTGTCAACACGCCCCACAGCGTATCAGTGTAAGGATCAGCGTCGAACCGCCGTGTCAGTTGATGCACATCGGCCACGAACTGCCGGCCCGCCTCTTGGGGTGTCGCGACGAAACAGGTGTAACGAGGATGCTGGACCTTCAATTCCTCCAACGCTTCGTCAACCTTTTCTTTCCAGACAACCAACTTTGCTGCGGGATGTTTCTCTTGCAGCGTTTGCGTGACAGCTTGCCACCGAGGATCTTGGTGCGTTGATTGCGAAACGACAATCGCGTAAGAATCGGCAGCAAAAACGACTGAGACTTGCGAAAGCAGGACCAGTAAACCGCCCCAGCGGCAAAAAGACGAATACATAGATTTGGCGACCCGGGAGAACAATGAATGAAAGCGGCATTGGCCCGTATTGAATCCAAAGGTACATAGCGACCGGAATACGGGTCCGAACCGCCCCTTCGACCAGAGCACGCAAGAAGCACCCGCAACCGAGAAGAGCGACAGCCCAGGGTGCGAGAATGCCCTCTGTGCGGATTATAACTTCTGAAGCGATCGCATGGTGGGCAGTTACGTTGGTGATGCAATTGCTGGTATGCCATGTCCCAACTAGGTTACTTAGATCCTTAGTCGTTTATTGACTTTCCCGCGGTCTCCCTTTTCTTTTTAAACTCCAACCTCATCCCCAAATGGCACCCAGTTCATCGTTATTGATGAGCGTTGCGCGCGCACTGATCGGCCGCGGGTTGGGGGCTGCTGCGCAGTTGGTGGTGACGTTTGCCCTCGGACACCTATTCGGTGCCGACGGGACGGGGACGTTTATGCTGGCGTTGACCTTTTTCCTGGTCTGTTCGCTGCTGGGCCGTCGAGGCTTAGATTTTGCGTTGCTGCGAATTGCCAGCGAAGCCTGGGGAGCCGGGGAGAACGACCGATTTTGGAGCAACGTGTGGGCGGCGATTAAGGAGTCACTGATCTACTCCGTCGCCATCTCTACCTGCCTCTTGTTGACAACCGGGTGGCTGGCTGAATCTGTCTTCCATGACCAGGCCCTTCGCCAGGTATTGCCATGGATCGCTTTAGCAATTCCGGGGTATGCGGTCCTGGCACTCTGCAGCGAATGCCACAAGGCCATCGATCGCCCCGGAAGCGGCAATTTTTATCACACGGCCGCCGTCCCAATCATGTTCGTCGTGGTGTTGGGGATTCAGTACGCCTTTGAGCTGGAATCATTGCAGGGCGCTGCGATCGCTTATATGGTCGCCACGTACCTGGCCGCGGCCGTCGTTGCCGTATCCCTCTGGAAACATGCCGCTCCACCAAACGGAACACAACGCTTTCAGTCCCAGACCAACGAACTGCCTGCGATGCGAAAGGCAAG comes from the Roseimaritima multifibrata genome and includes:
- a CDS encoding NAD-dependent epimerase/dehydratase family protein — its product is MNKALVTGATGFIGTQLCERLLSAGYQVRATVRKTSNQERLIKLGVETVPCDLASECPTPQQLDGITHVFHLAGLTTSPNLEKLRSVNVTGTANLAKAVASLSNPPKIIHVSSIAASGPGKRDQVRSSNESPKPVSNYGRSKLEGEQAIAAIADRTSVSIVRPGLVFGPGDHEGLRIAKPIARVGIHMTPGFRTPPLSVIYVHDLVDILMRTAKQGCKLPSASSADLKGRGIYIAAASEHPTYRKWGQMIGAALQRKMIAWPIFPNVARVVGLVAQAIGSGTLHYDKIREALVPSWAYFDPQLETDLGFQPSATVTDQLADTIAWYRQEKML
- the argH gene encoding argininosuccinate lyase, with amino-acid sequence MESPSRGGVFSEGTDSRVEQFAESISFDRRLYRHDIRGSKAHAQMLASEGLISNDEAEQICTALDEIEKQLDADELPLRIELEDIHMHIEQALIERLGDVGRKLHTGRSRNDQVSTDFRMWVRDALDDIDRLLLELQQAFLSRCDADADVILPAYTHLQRAQPVLAPHYWLAYIEKFERDRQRIKDCRKRVNQCSLGVAAVAGTSIAIDRNATAKSLDFEGMTANSLDTSSDRDFVLESAFVLGVIATHLSGWAEEWILWSTVEFGFIKSPHAFCTGSSIMPQKVNPDVLELTRGKSARVLGNLQTLMVLVKGLPLAYNRDLQEDKPPLFDSFDTIQACLQLAAPLVAGAELQRERISASIEEGYLDATSLMEFMIRKGMPQRRAHHLVGAIVGEAMRRRVTLSDLPLEVMQEHAPELDASVREVLGSKQAVEAFVSEGSTSPKRVAQQVAIWKERLS